Proteins from a genomic interval of Microbacterium imperiale:
- a CDS encoding TerC family protein: MDITPLVWIITIAVTIAFFVYEFFAHVRTPHEPTIAESARWSAFYIGLALIFGVVIGFVPGWGWVFAGEYFAGYLTEKALSIDNLFVFLIIMTGFAVPKKYQQKVLMIGIVIALIMRGAFIAIGAALIENFSWIFYIFGALLLFLAYRQAFAHGDSDPANGKFMRFVRRHLPVSDEYNGDKLTVSKNGKRFVTPMLLVIIAIGFIDLVFAVDSIPAIYGLTNEAYIVFTANAFALMGLRQLFFLIGGLLERLVYLAQGLAVILAFIGVKLVFHALHVNELPFINGGEPLLWVPEIPIWFSLLFIAATVAVATIASLAKTRGDKQKNDRDQVQGEEITTASDAD, translated from the coding sequence CGTGCGCACCCCTCACGAGCCCACGATCGCGGAGTCGGCGCGGTGGTCGGCGTTCTACATCGGGCTCGCTCTGATCTTCGGCGTCGTGATCGGCTTCGTGCCCGGCTGGGGCTGGGTGTTCGCGGGCGAGTACTTCGCGGGCTACCTGACCGAGAAGGCGCTGTCGATCGACAATCTGTTCGTCTTCCTGATCATCATGACCGGCTTCGCCGTGCCGAAGAAGTACCAGCAGAAGGTGCTGATGATCGGCATCGTGATCGCGCTGATCATGCGCGGCGCGTTCATCGCGATCGGCGCCGCCCTCATCGAGAACTTCTCGTGGATCTTCTACATCTTCGGTGCTCTGCTGCTGTTCCTCGCGTACCGCCAGGCCTTCGCGCACGGTGACTCCGACCCCGCCAACGGCAAGTTCATGCGCTTCGTGCGCCGTCACCTGCCGGTCTCCGACGAGTACAACGGCGACAAGCTGACGGTGTCAAAGAACGGCAAGCGCTTCGTCACGCCGATGCTGCTGGTCATCATCGCGATCGGCTTCATCGACCTCGTCTTCGCGGTCGACTCGATCCCCGCCATCTACGGTCTGACCAACGAGGCGTACATCGTCTTCACCGCCAACGCGTTCGCCCTGATGGGTCTGCGCCAGCTCTTCTTCCTCATCGGCGGACTGCTCGAGCGCCTCGTGTACCTCGCACAGGGCCTCGCGGTGATCCTGGCGTTCATCGGTGTGAAGCTGGTCTTCCACGCGCTGCACGTCAACGAGCTGCCCTTCATCAACGGCGGCGAGCCGCTGCTGTGGGTGCCCGAGATCCCGATCTGGTTCTCGCTGCTGTTCATCGCGGCCACCGTCGCCGTGGCGACCATCGCGAGCCTCGCCAAGACGCGCGGCGACAAGCAGAAGAACGACCGCGACCAGGTCCAGGGCGAGGAGATCACGACCGCCTCCGACGCCGACTGA